A genomic region of Porticoccaceae bacterium LTM1 contains the following coding sequences:
- the djlA gene encoding co-chaperone DjlA encodes MFKIIGALVGLAFGPLGAIFGFLLGGTFDRVKSYGSGGFNPFTQGERQRVFLKTVFILKGKLAKADGHISQAEIDHTEAFIRQLGMTAEHRQQAIDWFKQGSASGFDIRQTLADFRSACGHTRNLRQVLLVYLVMMALADGVIDAAEKSLLEEIAQQLGFSQAEFQAILNMTLNQSHFSQGYRGYQGEAASASNALDDAYKALGVSSDVSDQELKRAYRKLMSQYHPDKLMGQGVPEDMLKVATEKAKEIQVAYDLVKKSRNL; translated from the coding sequence GTGTTTAAAATAATTGGCGCCCTTGTTGGCCTGGCATTTGGCCCTCTTGGGGCGATTTTTGGCTTTTTGCTGGGTGGTACTTTTGACCGGGTAAAAAGTTACGGCTCTGGCGGGTTTAACCCCTTTACCCAAGGTGAACGCCAACGAGTATTTCTGAAAACAGTATTTATTCTCAAGGGCAAGCTAGCCAAGGCTGATGGACATATCTCCCAGGCGGAAATAGATCATACCGAGGCGTTTATCCGTCAGCTCGGAATGACCGCAGAACACCGTCAGCAGGCCATCGATTGGTTTAAGCAAGGTTCTGCCAGTGGATTTGATATTCGTCAGACACTGGCCGATTTTCGCTCTGCCTGTGGCCATACCCGCAACTTGCGCCAGGTTTTATTGGTTTACCTGGTGATGATGGCTCTTGCGGATGGTGTGATAGATGCGGCAGAAAAATCCCTGCTGGAAGAAATTGCCCAACAACTGGGGTTCAGTCAGGCAGAATTCCAGGCGATTCTGAACATGACCTTGAATCAGTCGCATTTTTCCCAAGGTTATCGAGGTTATCAAGGCGAAGCGGCATCAGCGAGCAATGCCCTGGATGATGCCTATAAAGCACTGGGTGTCAGTTCGGATGTTAGCGATCAGGAGCTAAAGCGAGCATATCGAAAACTGATGAGCCAATATCATCCGGATAAGTTAATGGGGCAGGGGGTGCCTGAAGATATGCTGAAAGTGGCAACGGAAAAAGCCAAAGAAATTCAAGTGGCCTATGACTTGGTGAAAAAGAGTCGAAATTTATAG
- the hrpB gene encoding ATP-dependent helicase HrpB, whose protein sequence is MSKPFTTNLPIGEVLDDIRQQLGERHELVLQAEPGAGKTTVVPLALLNELWLRGRKILMLEPRRMAARVAAERMASTLGEKVGETVGYRIRLESRVSDNTKIEVITEGILTRMLQDDPSLADTALVIFDEFHERSLDADFGLALSLQGRELFRDDDDPLKLLVMSATLDGEAVSKLMNNAPIITSEGRCHPVEVYYGTPSQPNEPITGPMVDAICTALTRHQGSVLAFLPGQGEINRVAEALAERLEGTDFKNTVIAPLYGGLSLSEQQLAISICDGGGRKIVLSTNIAETSLTIEGITSVVDSGLAREPIFDPQTGMTRLQTRRISKASSVQRAGRAGRLGPGHCYRLWGEQQQQQLAAQSTPEILQADLAPLVLQLLAWGIDDPNELAWLNPPPSGPFNQARDLLVAFGAAEQTHAGGWQLTAHGEQMANLPAHPRLAHLLLVGMAHGVSELACQLAALMSERDPLSREGADLSTRLMILNGDSRCPAHLKGWRLRILQQAKRYQSFCRKNQSKADLDELQALGLLIAAAYPDRIAKRRNGNNYLLSNGRTATLSEHDSLSRCDWLAVAELGGRVGLSSDIIFSAAEFDPALLSDELAVNVIEKEFVQWVSRDERFVAERRKMVGAIVVQATPIQTISIEAKTEALIQLVRNRGLKLLPWNDELRQWKSRVMLLQENLGDPWPNVSDTNLLNTLEEWLAPYLNDINRLSHFQQLDLKSILQGLLPWPLPQQLDELAPLRLEVPSGSHIQIDYTQSPPVLAVKLQEMFGCQQTPTIANGKVELMIHLLSPARRPLQITQDLAGFWRTGYEQVKKEMKGRYPKHPWPDNPLEAVATGKVKNRL, encoded by the coding sequence GTGTCCAAACCATTCACCACAAATCTGCCCATCGGCGAAGTTCTTGATGACATTCGCCAGCAATTGGGTGAGCGCCATGAACTTGTTCTGCAGGCTGAGCCCGGCGCTGGTAAAACCACCGTCGTACCTTTGGCGCTACTGAACGAGCTCTGGTTGAGGGGGCGAAAAATCCTGATGCTGGAGCCTCGTCGTATGGCCGCCAGAGTGGCAGCGGAGCGAATGGCATCCACTTTGGGTGAGAAGGTGGGTGAAACGGTGGGCTATCGAATTCGGCTGGAAAGTCGAGTCAGCGATAACACTAAAATCGAAGTTATCACCGAAGGCATTCTCACAAGGATGCTACAAGACGATCCGTCACTGGCGGATACCGCACTGGTAATCTTTGACGAATTCCATGAGCGCAGCCTCGACGCCGACTTCGGCCTGGCTCTGTCCCTGCAGGGCAGGGAGTTGTTTCGCGATGACGACGACCCTCTAAAGCTGTTGGTTATGTCCGCCACCCTCGATGGTGAGGCGGTGTCAAAGTTGATGAACAATGCGCCTATCATTACCAGCGAAGGACGTTGCCATCCGGTCGAGGTTTACTACGGCACACCCAGTCAGCCCAACGAGCCGATTACCGGTCCGATGGTGGATGCCATCTGCACAGCACTAACCAGGCATCAAGGTAGCGTGTTGGCTTTTTTGCCGGGGCAAGGCGAGATCAATCGCGTGGCTGAGGCGTTGGCGGAGCGGTTAGAAGGCACAGATTTTAAAAATACGGTAATTGCGCCACTGTACGGGGGTTTGAGTCTTTCTGAACAGCAGCTGGCAATTTCGATTTGTGATGGCGGTGGTCGAAAGATTGTGCTTTCCACTAATATTGCAGAAACCAGTTTGACTATCGAAGGCATTACCTCAGTTGTTGATTCGGGTTTGGCGCGAGAGCCAATTTTTGATCCGCAAACCGGTATGACGCGATTGCAGACCCGGCGAATTTCCAAAGCTTCCAGTGTGCAGCGTGCCGGGCGGGCGGGGCGTTTGGGGCCGGGACACTGTTATCGACTGTGGGGCGAACAGCAACAACAGCAATTGGCCGCTCAATCTACACCGGAAATTCTTCAAGCGGATTTAGCACCACTGGTGCTGCAACTACTTGCTTGGGGAATTGATGATCCCAACGAGCTGGCTTGGCTCAACCCTCCGCCCAGTGGACCATTTAATCAGGCTCGTGATTTACTGGTGGCGTTTGGAGCTGCTGAGCAAACGCATGCAGGTGGATGGCAACTGACTGCTCATGGTGAGCAGATGGCTAATTTGCCTGCGCATCCAAGATTGGCGCATCTGCTTTTGGTGGGAATGGCTCATGGTGTATCGGAATTAGCTTGCCAGTTGGCGGCTTTGATGTCAGAGCGAGACCCTCTCAGCAGAGAAGGTGCAGATCTGTCCACTCGCTTAATGATCCTGAATGGTGACAGTCGTTGTCCGGCACATTTAAAAGGCTGGCGTCTGCGCATTTTGCAGCAAGCCAAGCGCTATCAATCATTCTGTCGCAAAAACCAGTCAAAAGCCGATCTTGATGAACTGCAGGCATTGGGGTTGTTAATTGCCGCCGCTTACCCGGATCGAATCGCAAAACGTCGCAATGGTAATAATTACTTGCTGAGCAATGGTCGTACTGCCACCTTGTCGGAGCACGATAGCCTCTCCCGCTGTGACTGGTTGGCCGTCGCTGAACTGGGCGGTAGGGTAGGACTCTCCAGTGATATTATTTTTTCGGCTGCTGAGTTTGATCCCGCGCTTTTGAGTGATGAATTGGCGGTTAACGTTATTGAAAAAGAATTTGTGCAATGGGTCAGCCGCGATGAGCGTTTTGTCGCAGAGCGCCGCAAGATGGTTGGTGCGATTGTTGTGCAGGCGACTCCGATACAGACTATTTCTATTGAGGCGAAAACCGAGGCGCTGATTCAATTGGTTCGCAATCGCGGCCTGAAATTACTGCCGTGGAACGACGAATTACGTCAGTGGAAGTCAAGGGTGATGCTATTGCAAGAAAATCTTGGCGATCCCTGGCCGAATGTATCTGATACGAATCTGCTGAATACGTTGGAAGAGTGGCTGGCTCCTTATCTGAATGACATCAATCGACTCAGCCACTTTCAGCAGCTTGACCTGAAATCAATTTTACAGGGGCTGTTACCGTGGCCATTACCACAGCAGTTGGATGAGCTGGCACCTTTGCGATTGGAGGTTCCATCTGGCTCACATATTCAAATTGACTATACTCAGTCGCCGCCGGTACTGGCGGTTAAATTGCAGGAGATGTTTGGCTGTCAGCAGACACCTACAATTGCCAATGGCAAGGTGGAATTAATGATACACCTGCTGTCTCCAGCCAGAAGGCCACTGCAAATAACCCAGGATTTGGCTGGTTTCTGGCGCACCGGCTATGAACAGGTTAAAAAAGAGATGAAAGGGCGGTATCCGAAACACCCCTGGCCGGATAATCCTTTGGAAGCTGTGGCGACAGGTAAAGTTAAAAATAGGCTCTAA
- a CDS encoding PepSY domain-containing protein, whose amino-acid sequence MLHIFKHLMLRIRLLLVLIITVSALTASPLALADVSREQAGAIAQKQVGGKVLKITAIQYNKKDAFRVKLLKSNGSVTQVIVDAKSGRVYGGKSSSDDKKDKGKDKSDRRGYRR is encoded by the coding sequence ATGCTGCACATTTTTAAACATCTTATGCTGCGCATCAGGCTCCTGCTTGTTTTAATAATCACTGTCAGCGCATTGACCGCTTCCCCACTCGCCCTTGCCGATGTCAGCCGCGAACAGGCTGGTGCCATCGCTCAAAAACAGGTGGGTGGCAAAGTGCTGAAAATCACTGCTATCCAGTACAACAAAAAAGATGCCTTTCGGGTGAAATTGCTTAAATCCAATGGCAGCGTTACCCAAGTTATAGTGGATGCCAAGAGTGGCCGTGTGTATGGCGGCAAATCGTCTTCTGACGATAAAAAAGACAAGGGCAAGGATAAAAGCGACCGTCGTGGATATAGACGCTGA
- a CDS encoding GIY-YIG nuclease family protein — MQKQPAIYILTNKRNGTLYTGVTSNLIQRIWQHKQHQVDGFSKRYKLDWLVYYELHQSMLDAIIREKQLKAGSCTNKIKLNESTNPYWNDLYPALLG, encoded by the coding sequence ATGCAAAAACAACCAGCGATATACATCCTCACCAACAAGCGCAACGGCACTCTTTACACTGGAGTAACCAGCAATCTTATTCAGCGTATCTGGCAACATAAACAGCATCAAGTGGATGGATTTTCCAAACGCTATAAGTTGGATTGGCTGGTCTACTATGAGCTTCATCAATCCATGCTTGATGCTATCATTCGAGAAAAGCAGTTAAAGGCCGGTTCTTGCACTAACAAGATCAAGCTAAATGAGTCAACCAACCCTTATTGGAATGATCTATACCCAGCCTTACTTGGATGA
- a CDS encoding polymer-forming cytoskeletal protein — protein sequence MFDKKSSDKSKPASSVLEASVRDMPATSVTSPARTCAMIGSTIVVKGEVRGGENLIVDGTVEGSIELSNHELSIGQSGRVNANITAKSVRIDGEVQGDITGHEKVTISKSGNVQGNIVAPRVTLEDGAKFKGSIDMDPGEKVAAAKSKQAESLVPKPVETKSDSAAGTSTVSSTH from the coding sequence ATGTTTGACAAAAAAAGTAGTGACAAATCAAAGCCTGCCAGTTCCGTACTGGAAGCTTCCGTGCGTGATATGCCAGCAACCAGCGTGACCTCACCAGCACGTACTTGCGCCATGATTGGTTCCACTATTGTGGTGAAAGGTGAAGTTCGCGGCGGTGAAAACCTTATCGTGGATGGTACCGTGGAGGGCTCAATTGAATTAAGCAATCATGAGTTGTCCATCGGTCAGTCCGGTCGGGTCAATGCCAATATCACCGCTAAATCGGTCAGAATTGATGGTGAAGTACAGGGTGATATTACTGGTCACGAAAAAGTTACCATCTCAAAAAGCGGCAATGTGCAAGGCAATATCGTTGCTCCCAGGGTGACTTTGGAAGATGGTGCCAAATTCAAAGGCAGTATTGATATGGATCCCGGCGAAAAGGTTGCAGCTGCAAAAAGCAAGCAGGCCGAATCCCTGGTGCCTAAGCCGGTCGAAACCAAGAGTGACTCGGCTGCGGGAACCAGTACTGTATCAAGCACCCATTGA
- a CDS encoding glycine zipper 2TM domain-containing protein → MKTLTMLFALMVASTSVMAGPHHRDRGHHVDYAKVTSVTPIYEWRTERSRRHYSRHDDHHDSATAPVLGAIIGGSIGNAVGNNRSSKKVGAVAGAVLGAAIATDIQRRDHDDDYYEARHHRDHRYRVIVGYDVRYRYHGRTYYTRTNYDPGRRIKVHVDVRPAR, encoded by the coding sequence ATGAAAACTCTGACTATGCTGTTTGCCCTGATGGTGGCCTCTACTTCGGTAATGGCCGGTCCCCACCACCGCGATCGTGGTCATCACGTGGATTACGCTAAAGTAACCAGCGTAACCCCGATCTACGAATGGCGCACCGAGCGCAGCCGTCGCCACTACAGTCGCCACGATGATCACCACGACTCCGCCACTGCCCCGGTTCTGGGTGCCATCATTGGCGGTAGTATCGGCAACGCTGTTGGCAACAACCGCAGCAGCAAGAAGGTTGGTGCTGTAGCAGGTGCGGTTTTGGGCGCTGCAATTGCCACAGATATTCAACGCCGCGACCACGATGACGACTACTACGAAGCACGTCATCACCGCGACCATCGCTATCGTGTGATTGTGGGTTACGATGTACGCTATCGCTATCACGGTCGTACCTACTACACTCGCACCAACTACGATCCGGGTCGCCGCATCAAAGTGCATGTTGACGTACGCCCCGCGCGTTGA
- a CDS encoding ATP-binding protein, with product MSWRVFSGSLKGRLLLASLVLLPLFLGISGFMLEKSFQRSQVSAQKERLESYIYLLLGAAEVEDSQLEMPELLTEPRLNNLNSGLMAIISDDKTTLWRSASTLIDTPIDVVNTSLEPGKRHFYDIDSGDQQLFAYSYDVNWELSDQNQLLRFTILSSKAPVIAEVKSYRTELWRWLGLLALFLLIVQFLILRWGLKPLKTVAADLRDIESGDKELLSGDYPSEISPITGNLNEVISSEREQRERYRTTLADLAHSLKTPLAVMRGHLEQRNEGSENSVLFEQLNRMDQIVQHQLQRSVRAQTSTAGKVIVAPLAQRLCNSLAKVFAEQSPNFQLQIEKDVFFRGDEADLMEILGNLLENACKYGNGLIHLSARNDHKHLLLCIEDNGSGVPAGQHTAILQRGARADSANPGHGIGLAVVIDIVSSYGGSLQVNQSDLGGARFELQL from the coding sequence TTGAGCTGGCGAGTATTTTCCGGCTCCCTCAAAGGTCGGCTACTGCTGGCCTCCCTGGTATTGCTTCCACTGTTTTTAGGTATCAGCGGGTTTATGCTGGAAAAATCCTTTCAGCGCAGCCAGGTAAGTGCCCAGAAAGAGCGGCTGGAGAGTTATATCTATTTACTTCTGGGTGCTGCAGAAGTTGAAGATAGCCAACTGGAAATGCCAGAACTCTTGACCGAGCCTCGACTCAATAACCTAAACTCCGGCCTGATGGCCATAATCAGTGACGATAAAACTACCCTGTGGCGCTCCGCCTCCACCTTGATTGACACGCCAATCGATGTGGTGAACACATCATTAGAGCCTGGCAAACGCCATTTTTACGATATTGATTCCGGGGATCAGCAGCTATTTGCGTACAGCTACGATGTAAATTGGGAACTGTCCGATCAAAATCAGCTATTGCGGTTTACCATTCTTAGCAGTAAGGCACCTGTGATTGCCGAAGTAAAAAGCTATCGCACTGAATTGTGGCGTTGGCTTGGTTTGCTAGCTCTGTTTTTGTTAATTGTGCAGTTCCTGATTTTGCGCTGGGGGCTCAAGCCTTTAAAAACAGTCGCAGCGGATTTACGTGACATTGAGTCAGGGGATAAAGAACTGCTGAGCGGCGACTATCCCAGCGAGATTTCTCCGATAACAGGGAACCTGAACGAAGTAATCAGCAGCGAACGTGAACAGCGGGAACGCTACCGAACCACACTGGCAGATTTGGCACACAGCCTGAAAACCCCACTGGCAGTCATGCGTGGTCACTTGGAACAACGCAACGAAGGCAGTGAAAACTCTGTTCTGTTTGAGCAATTAAATCGCATGGACCAGATCGTTCAGCACCAACTGCAACGATCGGTGCGCGCACAAACCAGCACTGCAGGTAAAGTAATTGTTGCTCCGCTGGCACAGCGTTTGTGTAACAGCCTGGCGAAAGTGTTCGCCGAACAGAGCCCCAACTTCCAGCTACAAATTGAAAAGGATGTATTTTTCCGCGGTGACGAAGCAGATCTGATGGAAATTCTTGGTAACTTGCTGGAGAACGCCTGTAAATATGGCAACGGACTAATTCACCTGTCCGCGCGCAATGACCACAAACACCTTTTACTATGTATTGAAGACAATGGCAGCGGCGTTCCCGCCGGCCAACATACTGCCATTTTGCAACGTGGAGCCCGGGCTGATAGCGCCAACCCTGGACATGGGATCGGCCTTGCAGTGGTAATTGATATCGTCAGCAGTTACGGCGGCTCTCTTCAGGTGAACCAATCGGATTTGGGTGGCGCACGGTTTGAGTTACAGCTTTAA
- a CDS encoding tRNA-dihydrouridine synthase translates to MRIFLAPMEGVVDHHMRDLISSVGGVDLCVTEFIRVTDAVLPERVFKKSCPELLSDSRTPTGTPVRVQLLGSNIEKLARNAAKAASLGAPAVDLNFGCPAKTVNNSDGGATLLKDPRRVYDIVKAVREAVPSQVPVTAKIRLGFNDRESYLENAHAAVDGGAAELAVHARSKADGYKPPAYWDYIGRIRETVNIPVIANGEIWTLDDYRRCKEQSGCEDFMLGRGLLARPDLALQIKAFEADKEYQPMPWQQVCVLLYRFYLETAAAYPEKFLGNRAKQWLMYLQRTYPQAAEMFEEIKRMKTDDEFKAAFARQFGELPNAILGH, encoded by the coding sequence ATGCGAATCTTTCTCGCCCCGATGGAAGGGGTAGTCGATCATCATATGCGCGACCTGATCTCCTCTGTTGGAGGGGTTGACCTGTGCGTGACAGAGTTTATTCGAGTAACAGATGCCGTCCTTCCAGAGCGTGTGTTCAAAAAATCCTGCCCGGAGCTGTTAAGCGACAGCCGCACCCCCACTGGTACCCCGGTAAGGGTGCAACTACTGGGTAGCAATATCGAAAAACTTGCCCGCAATGCTGCCAAGGCGGCTAGCCTGGGTGCTCCGGCCGTAGACCTCAACTTTGGTTGCCCGGCCAAAACCGTGAACAACAGTGACGGTGGAGCCACCCTGCTGAAAGATCCCCGGCGGGTTTACGATATTGTTAAAGCGGTTCGTGAAGCGGTTCCATCGCAGGTGCCGGTAACCGCAAAGATTCGATTGGGGTTTAATGACCGGGAAAGCTACCTGGAAAATGCTCATGCCGCCGTCGATGGCGGCGCTGCCGAATTGGCAGTTCACGCACGATCCAAAGCTGACGGCTACAAACCACCCGCCTACTGGGATTACATCGGCCGCATTCGCGAAACCGTAAATATTCCGGTCATAGCCAACGGCGAAATCTGGACGCTGGACGATTACCGTCGCTGTAAAGAACAGTCAGGATGCGAGGATTTTATGCTTGGCCGCGGCCTGTTGGCACGGCCTGATCTGGCGCTGCAAATTAAAGCGTTTGAAGCCGACAAAGAATACCAACCCATGCCTTGGCAGCAGGTATGTGTTCTGCTTTACCGTTTCTACCTGGAAACCGCTGCCGCCTACCCGGAAAAGTTCCTGGGCAATCGCGCCAAGCAGTGGTTGATGTATCTGCAGCGAACCTACCCTCAGGCGGCAGAGATGTTTGAGGAAATCAAACGCATGAAGACCGATGATGAATTTAAGGCCGCTTTCGCTCGACAGTTTGGTGAACTACCCAACGCTATTCTCGGCCATTAA
- a CDS encoding PHP domain-containing protein → MSYATTYAKFHPMKVDLHCHTTCSDGSLTPQQLVQRASDNGVTHLSITDHDTVAAYAQISIEDCPVKLIPGIEFSTTWRKQGVHIVGLEIDLNSDAIAEGVQFQTEARLARAEQIAAKLTAKGLDCNLEDVQKLAGGDHVGRPHFAQHLVNVGAVKNQQQAFKKYLGAGKPGDVKQHWASMQQVIDWIRGAGGTAVLAHPLKYKMTRTKLLALVEDFKSCGGQAMEVVSGKQIPSDTRNMLNICEQFELLASCGSDFHHPGLQWSELGHYSVMPESKCDISNYWNS, encoded by the coding sequence GTGTCTTACGCAACCACTTATGCTAAATTCCACCCCATGAAAGTAGACCTGCACTGCCACACCACCTGCTCAGACGGCTCGCTAACCCCACAACAACTGGTTCAGCGGGCCAGTGATAACGGCGTTACCCATTTATCCATTACCGATCACGATACCGTAGCTGCGTACGCGCAAATAAGTATCGAAGACTGTCCGGTTAAACTTATTCCAGGCATAGAATTTTCCACTACATGGCGCAAGCAAGGCGTTCATATCGTGGGGCTGGAAATTGACCTGAATAGCGATGCCATTGCCGAGGGAGTGCAATTCCAAACTGAAGCCAGGCTTGCAAGAGCCGAGCAAATTGCCGCGAAACTCACCGCCAAAGGGCTAGATTGCAATCTGGAAGATGTACAGAAACTTGCAGGTGGCGATCATGTCGGACGCCCTCATTTCGCCCAACATCTGGTCAATGTCGGAGCGGTCAAAAATCAGCAACAGGCATTCAAAAAGTACCTTGGCGCCGGAAAGCCCGGAGACGTAAAACAGCACTGGGCAAGTATGCAACAGGTGATTGACTGGATTCGAGGAGCCGGGGGTACCGCAGTTCTCGCTCACCCGCTCAAATATAAAATGACGCGCACCAAACTATTGGCACTGGTTGAAGACTTTAAAAGCTGCGGGGGCCAAGCCATGGAAGTAGTATCGGGCAAGCAAATTCCTTCCGATACACGCAACATGCTAAATATTTGCGAGCAATTCGAATTGCTTGCCTCCTGTGGGTCAGACTTTCACCATCCGGGATTGCAGTGGTCTGAATTGGGGCATTATTCTGTGATGCCGGAAAGCAAGTGTGACATCAGCAATTATTGGAATTCCTGA
- a CDS encoding response regulator transcription factor: MRLLIVEDEPQLLSQLQQFLTKDGHAVDTADNGVDGLYQGREFPYDLAVVDLGLPQLSGIEIIKTLRRENKTFPILILTARGSWQDKVEGLEAGADDYLVKPFHQEELRARINALLRRSSGHASAELRFGPLVIDTTAKQVRVNGQAQELTSYEYNTLEYLAHHAGKVISRTELTEHLYAQDFERDSNVIEVFIGRLRKKLDPKGSLKPIVTVRGQGYRFTLSADGESA, from the coding sequence ATGCGACTACTGATAGTAGAAGACGAGCCGCAACTGCTCAGCCAACTCCAGCAGTTTTTAACCAAAGACGGCCATGCGGTAGATACTGCAGACAATGGCGTAGATGGACTCTATCAAGGCCGTGAATTCCCGTACGATCTTGCTGTAGTTGATCTGGGGCTACCCCAGCTCAGCGGTATCGAGATCATCAAAACACTGCGCAGAGAAAACAAAACCTTCCCTATTCTGATTTTAACGGCGAGAGGCAGCTGGCAAGATAAAGTGGAAGGCCTTGAAGCTGGTGCTGACGACTACCTGGTGAAACCATTTCACCAGGAAGAGCTTCGCGCTCGCATCAATGCGCTGTTACGACGTTCCAGTGGCCACGCCAGTGCTGAACTTCGTTTTGGCCCACTGGTAATTGATACCACAGCCAAGCAGGTCAGAGTGAACGGTCAGGCACAGGAGTTAACCAGCTACGAATACAATACGCTGGAATATCTTGCTCATCATGCCGGCAAGGTTATTTCACGAACCGAGCTCACCGAGCATCTGTACGCCCAGGATTTTGAGCGCGACAGCAACGTAATTGAGGTATTTATTGGCCGACTGCGCAAAAAACTGGATCCGAAAGGCTCACTAAAACCAATCGTTACAGTACGCGGCCAAGGCTATCGCTTTACTCTTAGCGCTGACGGTGAATCCGCTTGA
- a CDS encoding DUF502 domain-containing protein, with protein MKKIFIGGVMVLLPVALLTAAFVWVFRFVTDLIRPLTTLVVDNLGLPELVGHLIVIAVILVVCFLIGGFVTTGLGRWIHNRFDRYLVKLAPGYRLIKATLEQFFGDPDSSPFASGEVALVKLFGTDCPTSVTALVTSRHPNGDFTVFVPTGPNPTSGLMYHLKPDQVELHPEIKVEEMMRTIIACGAGTGKLFGSNPDTP; from the coding sequence ATGAAGAAGATCTTTATTGGTGGGGTAATGGTGTTGTTGCCGGTGGCCTTATTGACCGCCGCTTTTGTCTGGGTATTCCGCTTTGTTACCGACCTGATTCGACCGCTCACCACACTGGTGGTAGACAATTTGGGTCTCCCTGAGCTGGTAGGCCACCTGATTGTGATTGCCGTGATTCTGGTGGTTTGCTTCCTGATAGGCGGGTTTGTTACCACCGGCCTCGGACGTTGGATTCACAACCGTTTTGACCGCTATCTGGTGAAGCTGGCACCGGGATATCGCTTGATCAAGGCAACACTGGAGCAGTTCTTTGGCGACCCTGACTCGTCCCCTTTTGCCAGTGGTGAAGTGGCGCTCGTGAAATTGTTTGGCACCGATTGCCCGACCTCTGTCACCGCTCTGGTGACTTCGCGCCACCCCAATGGTGACTTCACTGTATTTGTTCCTACTGGCCCCAACCCAACTTCCGGTTTGATGTACCACCTGAAACCGGATCAGGTCGAGTTGCATCCCGAGATCAAAGTGGAAGAGATGATGCGCACGATCATCGCCTGCGGCGCCGGTACCGGCAAGCTGTTTGGAAGCAACCCGGATACTCCCTGA